A genomic region of Sulfobacillus acidophilus DSM 10332 contains the following coding sequences:
- a CDS encoding flagellar hook-associated 2 domain-containing protein (PFAM: Flagellar hook-associated protein 2 C-terminus~COGs: COG1345 Flagellar capping protein~InterPro IPR003481:IPR010809~KEGG: tin:Tint_1207 flagellar hook-associated 2 domain protein~PFAM: Flagellar hook-associated 2, C-terminal; Flagellar hook-associated protein 2, N-terminal~SPTR: Flagellar hook-associated protein fliD), translating into MAINLGGLFGNNPIAQLLNDMSLQQFEALMTSGVQQQITTLNNQVNSFQAQESAWTTLKGDAAAVLSSLTTLTDSTTYQQLSGTSSNTQVINNVAVDGSAQSGSYSIQVDSLAAAELDQGQPPSAISSPTTALGITGSFSIQLGSAPTSSSTWISVTSGETLDQIAQAIDNANMGVTATVVSPASGQYTLQIQANQTDQTIYYADGGSSDPLYTLGFVNSSGAKLSSVVLQAASPGTLQFGSNTSNIIDFSNNNAITNAIPGVTLSAVGTGTTTITIGPDTSAMVQNVQSFVNDWNQWVKDTENLALSTMPGAGLQTGAANFQVNPNQVLTSPIPVMVMNQVEASLGQWYGNTTLSSNPYQSLADLGITFSSSDNGTMTLNQATLQAALNSNPTAVQNVFEAISGAVSTILNGFENGTNSTTGEAIAQLQTEVAQAQSNMTMADNQLVALQNQAITEYGQWVNAITSAASENQLLTNLYSPNSNSQSGG; encoded by the coding sequence GTGGCGATAAATCTCGGAGGCTTATTTGGTAATAATCCCATTGCCCAATTGTTGAACGATATGTCTTTGCAACAATTCGAGGCACTGATGACGTCAGGGGTACAGCAACAAATAACGACATTAAATAATCAAGTGAACTCTTTTCAGGCACAGGAAAGCGCGTGGACTACCCTGAAAGGCGATGCCGCCGCGGTATTATCCAGCTTAACGACGTTGACGGATTCGACGACTTATCAACAATTATCCGGGACATCGAGTAATACTCAGGTCATTAATAACGTGGCGGTAGACGGCAGTGCACAGTCGGGATCTTACTCGATACAAGTCGACTCGTTAGCCGCCGCGGAGCTTGACCAAGGGCAACCACCCAGTGCAATTTCAAGCCCTACCACGGCTCTAGGCATTACCGGAAGTTTTAGCATCCAATTAGGATCGGCGCCCACGTCGTCCTCGACATGGATTAGCGTGACATCCGGCGAAACGTTGGACCAAATCGCACAAGCTATTGATAATGCGAATATGGGCGTGACAGCTACCGTCGTGTCGCCGGCAAGCGGCCAATATACCTTACAAATCCAAGCTAATCAAACCGATCAGACGATTTACTATGCCGATGGCGGATCGTCGGATCCTCTTTACACCCTAGGCTTTGTGAATAGTTCAGGGGCAAAGCTAAGCTCGGTCGTTCTTCAAGCCGCAAGTCCTGGGACCCTTCAATTCGGATCCAATACATCTAATATTATCGACTTTAGCAATAATAATGCGATCACGAATGCGATCCCAGGGGTGACCTTGAGTGCAGTGGGCACGGGCACGACGACAATAACGATAGGGCCGGACACTTCTGCGATGGTTCAGAACGTCCAATCGTTTGTTAATGATTGGAACCAGTGGGTCAAGGATACCGAAAACCTGGCATTATCCACTATGCCTGGAGCGGGTCTGCAAACGGGTGCGGCAAACTTTCAGGTAAACCCGAATCAGGTTCTGACTTCTCCTATCCCGGTTATGGTAATGAATCAGGTCGAAGCATCGTTGGGGCAATGGTACGGTAATACGACGTTAAGTTCTAATCCCTATCAGTCGTTGGCCGATTTAGGGATTACTTTCAGCTCATCCGATAATGGCACGATGACGCTTAATCAAGCGACCTTGCAAGCGGCCTTGAACAGTAATCCTACCGCGGTACAAAATGTTTTCGAGGCAATATCCGGTGCCGTATCGACCATCCTCAACGGGTTTGAGAACGGAACGAATAGCACGACCGGAGAGGCTATAGCACAACTTCAAACGGAGGTTGCGCAAGCCCAAAGTAACATGACCATGGCGGATAATCAATTAGTGGCTCTTCAAAATCAAGCGATTACCGAATATGGCCAGTGGGTAAATGCCATTACTTCGGCAGCATCGGAAAACCAATTGCTTACGAACTTATATAGTCCTAATTCAAATAGCCAGTCAGGAGGGTAG
- a CDS encoding flagellin domain protein (PFAM: Bacterial flagellin N-terminal helical region; Bacterial flagellin C-terminal helical region~COGs: COG1344 Flagellin and related hook-associated protein~InterPro IPR001492:IPR001029~KEGG: lpf:lpl1293 flagellin~PFAM: Flagellin, N-terminal; Flagellin, C-terminal~SPTR: Flagelline) — protein sequence MIINTNVPALFAQNALYQTNNTLQQIEQEMSTGLQINSPADNPSGLAIANLMTGELGGTNAALSNANEASNLLNVANGGIQTDIQIVQQIQQLATQASNSTNNAQNTQAIQDQITQLLATLDNVSQNLSYNNEVVLGGQYGAQTANVAATGSAGVTNVYLGSDSGAAVSGAYSVSVQFVSSATINGVSVSNIDVVTVYQNGATVAAASITNINTTSAISLQVVAGGNAGTATTSFVVQVNQYDVETATGPVGANFSVSAQSTLEFQTGPNNATPDTMTVNFGNFNSASLGLSTINVTSQGGAQYAITQAQNALAILSNAQSQVGANLDQINTTISNLQTETTNLQASRSTIMDANMASVTSQFAQEQILAQTGIQALQTAQQLPQLVLKLLG from the coding sequence ATGATCATCAATACCAATGTGCCTGCGCTTTTTGCGCAGAATGCGCTTTATCAGACGAACAACACCTTGCAACAAATCGAACAGGAGATGTCGACCGGCTTACAAATCAACTCGCCTGCCGACAATCCTTCCGGATTAGCCATTGCCAACCTCATGACGGGCGAGTTGGGCGGTACCAATGCAGCACTGTCCAATGCCAATGAGGCGTCGAATTTGTTGAATGTGGCTAATGGGGGTATCCAGACCGACATCCAGATTGTGCAACAAATTCAGCAACTAGCGACTCAAGCGTCCAACAGCACTAACAACGCCCAGAACACGCAGGCGATTCAAGATCAAATTACGCAACTTTTAGCAACACTGGACAATGTTTCCCAGAATCTTTCCTACAACAACGAAGTTGTGCTCGGAGGGCAGTACGGAGCCCAGACGGCGAATGTGGCCGCTACGGGTTCCGCCGGGGTTACGAATGTGTATTTGGGTTCGGACTCAGGCGCGGCCGTATCCGGTGCGTATTCGGTCAGTGTGCAATTTGTTTCGAGTGCGACCATTAACGGGGTCAGCGTCAGCAACATCGATGTTGTTACGGTTTATCAGAACGGAGCCACTGTGGCGGCGGCAAGTATTACCAACATTAATACGACCTCGGCTATTTCGCTTCAAGTGGTTGCCGGTGGCAACGCGGGCACGGCGACCACTTCGTTTGTCGTTCAGGTCAACCAATATGATGTGGAAACGGCCACTGGACCGGTAGGCGCGAACTTTAGCGTGTCGGCCCAATCGACGTTAGAGTTTCAGACCGGTCCCAATAATGCCACGCCGGACACCATGACGGTTAACTTCGGTAACTTTAACAGCGCGTCCTTAGGGTTGAGCACCATCAACGTAACGTCTCAGGGCGGTGCTCAGTATGCGATCACACAGGCCCAAAATGCGCTGGCCATCTTAAGCAATGCCCAGTCGCAAGTGGGGGCTAACCTGGATCAGATCAATACCACGATTAGTAACCTGCAAACCGAGACCACCAATCTGCAGGCCTCGCGGTCCACGATCATGGATGCTAACATGGCCTCGGTAACCAGTCAGTTTGCCCAAGAACAGATATTGGCTCAAACAGGTATTCAGGCTCTCCAAACGGCTCAGCAACTACCTCAATTAGTGTTGAAACTGTTGGGATAA
- a CDS encoding glycosyl transferase group 1 (PFAM: Glycosyl transferases group 1~COGs: COG0438 Glycosyltransferase~InterPro IPR001296~KEGG: pcu:pc1183 putative mannosyltransferase~PFAM: Glycosyl transferase, group 1~SPTR: Putative mannosyltransferase) produces the protein MRILWEGPVYRPLSLDKINRNLCLQGLAHGHEVIVRPTEPASPDTPPDEGSLAKIKPILGGYEPADWHVRHMWPPYWSNRCGPLILNQPWEFGVIPDQWIEPIRHRVAKLIVPSHAVQEMFLESGIPREKITVIPNGVDPSIYHPYGPTVSLPLQHKTVFLWVGGFLPRKGLDILIKAYLKAFHKNDDVLLLIKAVGLKSAYKDTLFPPELVDALNNPNAPPINLIHQDLDEMQMAGLYRSVTALISPYRGEGFNLPVLEAMTTGCLVAASDTNPTNEFVPDHVGWRIPGTRQYSAVEYSTKPGWQFEPNLEGLIEVLRTIANLSRDERNRRSEAGRHWALQRYSWERIWQGWEEVLQDPPVKNHWFLASPPPNHIIWHGPIRNASGYAAESRAFLKALPATGILPRIIDASGMQKDSVTPEEETFLRALEQIPVSRNTLAIHSVPAWGAIRRRQGVDLIRTMFETNAIPEEWPKILNNFPGVIVPSQFNRNTFIESGISDEKIFITPSPVNTDLYRPPTNPKPGNRLKFISIFDWIDRKGWDVLIKAWISAFTPNDPVQLVIKTTRIANQTADPRQAIVKLVESQGYHIDHIAPIQVIIEQWTEPQIVAFYQAADVFVLPTRGEGWGRPILEAMATGLLVIATDWSGQTDYLNSSNALPLKTKGIRPVPVNTDMAVLKGQMWAEPDVDHLIELLRWSRDHFSHTENIRRQARLTAELYHPTKVIIQLVEVLAQFGIQV, from the coding sequence ATGCGGATTTTGTGGGAAGGCCCAGTATATCGTCCCTTAAGTCTTGATAAAATCAACCGGAATTTGTGCCTGCAAGGCCTCGCCCACGGCCATGAAGTGATTGTCCGACCAACGGAACCGGCTTCACCCGACACCCCCCCGGACGAAGGATCCTTAGCCAAAATCAAACCCATTCTCGGAGGCTACGAACCCGCAGATTGGCATGTCCGCCATATGTGGCCACCCTATTGGAGCAACCGGTGTGGGCCGTTGATTCTCAATCAACCGTGGGAATTTGGTGTTATTCCCGATCAATGGATCGAGCCGATAAGGCACCGGGTAGCTAAACTCATCGTGCCTTCGCATGCCGTTCAAGAAATGTTTCTGGAATCGGGTATCCCCCGGGAAAAAATCACTGTCATCCCTAATGGCGTTGACCCCTCCATTTATCATCCGTACGGGCCGACTGTCTCCTTGCCGTTACAGCATAAGACGGTATTTCTATGGGTTGGAGGGTTTCTCCCGCGAAAGGGGCTGGATATCTTAATTAAGGCCTATCTGAAAGCATTTCACAAAAATGACGATGTGCTCCTGTTAATTAAAGCGGTAGGCCTTAAAAGCGCCTACAAAGATACCCTATTCCCCCCAGAACTTGTTGATGCGCTGAATAATCCCAACGCGCCTCCGATCAACCTGATTCATCAAGATCTGGACGAAATGCAAATGGCGGGCCTCTATCGATCGGTCACCGCATTGATTTCCCCGTATCGTGGGGAGGGCTTTAACCTTCCTGTCCTAGAAGCTATGACCACCGGATGTTTGGTTGCGGCCAGCGATACGAATCCAACGAACGAATTTGTTCCCGACCACGTGGGATGGCGTATTCCGGGAACTCGCCAATATTCCGCCGTAGAATATTCCACCAAGCCGGGCTGGCAGTTTGAGCCGAACCTTGAGGGTTTGATCGAAGTTCTACGGACGATCGCCAACCTTTCTAGAGATGAACGGAATCGGCGGAGCGAAGCCGGAAGACACTGGGCTTTACAACGTTATTCATGGGAACGAATATGGCAAGGTTGGGAAGAGGTATTACAAGATCCCCCGGTGAAAAATCACTGGTTCTTGGCATCGCCTCCGCCAAATCACATCATCTGGCATGGACCGATCCGTAATGCTTCCGGATATGCCGCAGAATCCCGGGCATTTCTGAAAGCCCTGCCGGCCACCGGCATTTTACCGCGTATTATCGATGCTAGCGGCATGCAAAAAGATAGCGTTACGCCGGAAGAAGAAACCTTTTTACGCGCTTTAGAACAAATTCCGGTGAGCCGCAACACCCTCGCGATTCATAGCGTACCGGCCTGGGGCGCCATCAGACGCCGCCAAGGGGTCGACCTTATCCGAACCATGTTTGAGACGAACGCAATTCCTGAAGAATGGCCTAAGATTTTAAACAATTTCCCGGGGGTTATTGTACCGAGTCAATTTAACCGAAATACGTTTATTGAATCCGGAATCTCTGATGAGAAAATCTTTATTACCCCTAGCCCGGTCAACACGGATTTATATCGTCCCCCGACAAACCCAAAACCGGGTAACCGTCTAAAATTTATTTCCATTTTCGATTGGATCGATCGGAAAGGTTGGGATGTGCTTATTAAGGCATGGATTTCCGCATTTACCCCGAACGATCCCGTTCAACTAGTCATTAAGACGACACGGATAGCCAATCAAACGGCCGATCCCCGACAAGCCATCGTAAAACTCGTCGAATCCCAAGGCTATCACATCGACCATATCGCACCCATTCAAGTCATAATCGAACAATGGACAGAACCCCAAATTGTCGCTTTTTATCAAGCTGCCGATGTTTTTGTGCTACCGACCCGCGGTGAAGGATGGGGTCGACCAATTCTCGAAGCTATGGCAACCGGTCTATTGGTTATTGCAACAGATTGGAGCGGTCAAACCGATTATTTAAACTCTTCCAATGCACTCCCTCTCAAAACCAAGGGGATTAGACCTGTTCCGGTTAATACCGATATGGCCGTTTTGAAAGGACAGATGTGGGCTGAACCGGACGTCGATCATTTAATTGAATTATTGAGATGGAGCCGAGACCATTTTTCGCACACCGAAAATATCCGCCGTCAAGCACGCCTGACCGCCGAATTGTATCACCCTACGAAAGTGATTATACAATTGGTCGAGGTGCTTGCCCAATTTGGCATCCAGGTTTAA
- a CDS encoding NAD-dependent epimerase/dehydratase (PFAM: NAD dependent epimerase/dehydratase family~COGs: COG0451 Nucleoside-diphosphate-sugar epimerase~InterPro IPR001509~KEGG: afr:AFE_3291 NAD-dependent epimerase/dehydratase family protein~PFAM: NAD-dependent epimerase/dehydratase~SPTR: GDP-6-deoxy-D-lyxo-4-hexulose reductase), protein MRILMTGADGFVGQHLKLVLRDRGHHIIEWCGPAAANCPVNLLNPSEVAQALEPVIPEVIIHLAAQSSVKHSWTHPQSTFAVNVLGTLNLWEAIRGLPIQHFIYISSSEVYGSYGSQPLSEEMPMRPKNPYGISKAAVEQLLTQLQGASGQSPRLTIFRPFNHIGPGQSPAFAIPSFVHQIRNPATKIIRVGDLSVIRDFLDVRDVVSAYSWAIESPTISGVYNLCSGVGRSLQEILHDLVRLSNRRDLVVEQDVQRYRPQEVPVLIGDPRRFERISGWRPRIPWEKTLQDILTSVN, encoded by the coding sequence TTGCGTATCCTGATGACGGGAGCAGACGGATTTGTTGGACAACATTTGAAGTTGGTATTGCGTGATCGAGGTCATCACATTATCGAGTGGTGCGGACCGGCTGCGGCTAACTGTCCAGTGAATTTGTTGAATCCGTCGGAAGTGGCACAAGCCCTGGAGCCGGTTATTCCCGAGGTTATCATTCATTTGGCGGCACAAAGTTCCGTTAAACACTCTTGGACCCACCCTCAATCAACATTTGCCGTGAATGTTTTAGGCACGTTAAACTTGTGGGAAGCGATTCGCGGCTTGCCGATTCAACATTTTATTTATATCAGTTCTTCCGAAGTCTACGGTAGTTATGGAAGTCAACCCCTTTCGGAAGAGATGCCTATGCGGCCAAAAAATCCTTACGGTATATCCAAAGCCGCTGTGGAACAATTATTAACCCAGCTACAAGGGGCTAGCGGTCAATCCCCTCGGCTCACCATTTTTCGTCCGTTCAACCATATCGGCCCGGGACAATCTCCAGCTTTTGCGATTCCTTCATTTGTTCATCAAATTCGCAACCCCGCCACCAAGATTATTCGCGTGGGAGATTTGTCGGTTATTCGTGATTTTCTTGATGTCCGGGATGTGGTCTCGGCGTATTCTTGGGCCATCGAGTCGCCAACAATTTCCGGCGTATATAACTTGTGTTCGGGTGTTGGGCGAAGTCTTCAAGAGATTTTACATGATTTGGTTCGCCTTAGTAACCGACGGGATTTGGTGGTTGAACAAGATGTTCAACGATACCGCCCTCAGGAGGTCCCCGTGTTGATTGGGGACCCTCGCCGGTTCGAGCGGATTTCCGGTTGGCGACCGCGTATTCCGTGGGAGAAAACGCTCCAAGACATTTTAACGTCCGTCAATTAA
- a CDS encoding GDP-mannose 4,6-dehydratase (PFAM: NAD dependent epimerase/dehydratase family~TIGRFAM: GDP-mannose 4,6-dehydratase~COGs: COG1089 GDP-D-mannose dehydratase~InterPro IPR006368:IPR001509~KEGG: chl:Chy400_1225 GDP-mannose 4,6-dehydratase~PFAM: NAD-dependent epimerase/dehydratase~PRIAM: GDP-mannose 4,6-dehydratase~SPTR: GDP-mannose 4,6-dehydratase;~TIGRFAM: GDP-mannose 4,6-dehydratase): MAKTALITGVTGQDGSYLAELLLQKNYTVYGIIRRTSTTPTERINHLSDRLHLVSGDLLDERSLRQIIEKTRPDEIYNLAAQSFVPESWSQAILTGEVTALGVTRLLNAIMDVNPRIRFYQASTSEMFGKAQCVPQNETTPFYPRSPYGVSKLYGHWITVNYRESYGLFACSGILFNHESPRRGLEFLTRKVTYAVAQIKAGLRHELRLGNLEAQRDWGYAPDYVEGMWRMLQADQPDDYVLATGETHSVREWVEKSFQMAGLDYRQYVKLDPQLVRPAEVDLLIGDASKARKNLGWQPSITFDQLIQLMVEADINLVARHGGTALHQPLRQ; encoded by the coding sequence ATGGCCAAAACGGCCCTAATCACAGGTGTTACCGGTCAAGACGGATCGTATCTGGCAGAGCTTCTCCTCCAAAAAAATTATACCGTCTATGGAATCATTCGACGGACAAGCACCACACCAACCGAGCGGATTAATCATTTGTCGGATCGGCTGCACTTGGTGTCTGGAGATCTGTTAGACGAGCGATCCCTCCGTCAAATTATAGAAAAAACCCGTCCCGACGAAATTTATAATTTAGCGGCCCAATCGTTTGTTCCCGAGAGTTGGAGCCAGGCGATTTTAACCGGTGAGGTAACCGCTCTTGGGGTGACCCGTCTATTGAATGCGATTATGGACGTCAACCCTCGTATCCGTTTCTATCAAGCATCTACCAGTGAAATGTTCGGAAAGGCCCAATGCGTGCCTCAAAACGAAACGACGCCGTTCTACCCGCGAAGTCCTTATGGGGTATCCAAATTATACGGGCACTGGATTACGGTCAATTACCGGGAAAGTTATGGTCTGTTTGCATGTTCTGGCATATTATTTAACCATGAATCTCCTCGACGCGGATTGGAGTTTCTGACACGCAAGGTGACGTATGCCGTGGCTCAAATCAAAGCCGGACTTCGTCATGAATTGCGACTCGGTAATTTGGAGGCCCAAAGGGATTGGGGTTATGCCCCGGACTATGTTGAAGGTATGTGGCGCATGTTGCAAGCGGATCAACCCGACGATTATGTGTTGGCGACCGGAGAAACTCACAGCGTTCGAGAATGGGTAGAAAAAAGCTTTCAGATGGCGGGCCTCGATTATCGACAATATGTGAAATTGGATCCTCAACTGGTTCGTCCTGCCGAGGTCGACTTATTAATTGGCGATGCGTCAAAAGCACGCAAGAATTTAGGTTGGCAGCCGAGCATCACATTTGACCAATTAATCCAATTAATGGTTGAGGCGGATATCAATTTGGTTGCCCGTCATGGGGGCACCGCATTGCATCAGCCGCTTAGGCAATAG
- a CDS encoding Methyltransferase type 12 (PFAM: Methionine biosynthesis protein MetW~InterPro IPR013217~KEGG: xal:XALc_2708 hypothetical protein~PFAM: Methyltransferase type 12~SPTR: Putative uncharacterized protein), protein MAKSWDELMNRLADQFRGPVERIRQDQESRYLTRVQEVYNVLQKPVMDIGSGRGEWLTVLNAAKISSIGIELNPLLAENLKNQGLHVVCRDALEFLRSQSAHSFSVITAFQVLEHWTAPMVWEVLNLAFDALDVGGMVIFETVNVSSLWAWNHFAYDPTHVLPLPPELLQFMVSEAGFSSSTIEYFSPVPQHMQVPLSVPNAHVLNQWLYGPQDYAVIAYKETLR, encoded by the coding sequence ATGGCGAAATCATGGGATGAATTGATGAACAGGCTGGCGGATCAATTTCGGGGACCGGTTGAGAGGATTAGGCAGGATCAGGAATCCCGATATTTAACCAGAGTTCAAGAGGTTTACAATGTTCTTCAAAAGCCTGTGATGGATATTGGATCCGGTCGGGGAGAATGGTTGACGGTCTTAAATGCGGCCAAAATATCTTCTATAGGTATCGAGCTTAATCCCCTGTTAGCGGAAAACCTCAAAAATCAGGGACTCCATGTGGTTTGCCGTGATGCGTTGGAATTTCTTCGCAGTCAGTCGGCCCATTCCTTTTCGGTCATCACGGCTTTTCAAGTATTGGAACATTGGACGGCTCCCATGGTTTGGGAAGTTCTGAATCTCGCTTTTGATGCACTTGATGTCGGGGGAATGGTTATCTTTGAAACCGTCAATGTGTCATCATTATGGGCCTGGAACCATTTTGCGTACGATCCGACTCACGTTCTTCCTCTACCTCCGGAGCTTTTGCAGTTTATGGTTTCCGAAGCGGGATTCTCATCGTCGACGATTGAATATTTTTCTCCGGTCCCCCAACATATGCAAGTGCCTCTTTCCGTTCCCAACGCTCACGTATTAAATCAATGGTTATATGGTCCACAAGACTATGCGGTTATCGCATATAAAGAAACTCTTCGATAA